Proteins from a single region of Runella sp. SP2:
- a CDS encoding LytTR family DNA-binding domain-containing protein, giving the protein MLKALIVDDELMGCQALKKLLELYAQDIYVMQFCHSADEGARAIQVLNPDLVFLDIQMPGKSGFDMLDGLERIDFEVIFTTGFDHYAVKAFKIGAVDYLLKPIDGDELEAAIQRATERIQTKKSSAQNVEILLQNLRGGQSESMQMALPTQEGIFYVPIREIVRCESDANYTIFHFIGRKKIMVSKNLKEYEELLSPYGFVRVHNQYLINLRQVKKYIKGEGGTVVMNDDAQIEVARRRKEVFLAELSKLTIR; this is encoded by the coding sequence ATGTTAAAAGCGCTCATCGTTGACGACGAACTCATGGGGTGCCAAGCCCTTAAAAAACTTCTTGAACTGTATGCCCAAGATATTTACGTTATGCAGTTTTGCCATTCGGCCGACGAAGGTGCCCGCGCTATTCAAGTGCTGAATCCTGATTTGGTTTTTTTGGACATTCAGATGCCTGGCAAAAGCGGATTCGATATGCTCGATGGCCTCGAACGGATTGATTTTGAGGTGATTTTTACCACGGGTTTTGATCATTATGCCGTAAAAGCCTTTAAAATTGGGGCGGTCGATTATTTATTAAAACCTATTGATGGCGATGAACTTGAGGCCGCGATTCAACGGGCGACGGAACGGATTCAAACCAAAAAATCATCGGCTCAAAATGTAGAAATACTGTTGCAAAACCTTCGAGGTGGACAGTCGGAGAGTATGCAAATGGCGCTTCCGACGCAAGAAGGGATTTTTTACGTACCGATTCGAGAAATTGTTCGCTGTGAATCAGATGCGAATTATACTATTTTTCATTTCATAGGTCGAAAAAAAATAATGGTGTCCAAAAACTTAAAAGAATACGAAGAATTGCTAAGTCCTTATGGCTTTGTACGGGTTCATAATCAGTACCTTATCAATTTGCGACAAGTGAAAAAATACATCAAAGGGGAGGGAGGAACGGTGGTGATGAATGACGACGCTCAGATTGAAGTTGCCCGCCGTCGAAAAGAGGTATTTTTGGCTGAGTTGTCGAAATTGACCATTCGATAA